One Anser cygnoides isolate HZ-2024a breed goose chromosome 6, Taihu_goose_T2T_genome, whole genome shotgun sequence genomic region harbors:
- the RETREG2 gene encoding reticulophagy regulator 2, producing the protein MASARADEGQEAAAVAAAAEEEEEEEAAAAAAARLAAALRQRLRGWEAALAAAQRLLVWERPLHSLLTAAALGGGLWLFSSTSLRPLFLLSMSLLGILLLERWKPRFLFDFSAQPSEEPGGDSEGVTSGAQPHLLSVPELCHCLAESWVTFRLYLQELLQYKRQNPAKFCMSVCSGCLILAVVGHYVPGIMISYIILLSILLWPLVVYHELIQRMYTRLEPVLMKLDYSMKAETLHHKHEKKKRQGKSEPAAGDEPTAETESESEAELSGFSPVVDVKKTALALSITDSELSDEEASILESGGFSVSRATTPQLTDVSEDLDQQSLHSEPEESFSKDLAEFPSVEEYHSRDLGPQSDEDAFGVPLGPELAHAARELDSAEKEAADSDLSILRLASPLHFVNTHFNGSGQVAGGNAEPETVPAPGLGICIDTLSEEIVTTAITTAVQNTLSALLRSSEASEGPSLSEFLPTEPEEKLSFQAQLSETEAVETETAASPEDEEEAEDFELLDQRELEQMDVELGLGEEQEAQESPAAPAPASPSPALAELPKQGDEEEAVMTAASMS; encoded by the exons ATGGCGAGCGCCCGGGCCGACGAGGGGCAGGaagcggcggcggtggcggcggcggccgaggaggaggaggaggaggaagcggcggcggcggcggcggcgcgcttggcggcggcgctgcggcagcggctgcggggctgggaggcGGCGCTGGCGGCGGCGCAGCGGCTGCTGGTGTGGGAGAGGCCGCTGCACAGCCTGCTCACCGCCGCCGCGCTCGGAGGGGGCCTCTG GTTGTTTTCCTCCACTTCCCTGAGGCCCCTCTTTCTCCTCAGCATGTCCCTCCTTGGCATCCTCTTGCTGGAGAGGTGGAAGCCCAGGTTCTTGTTTGACTTCTCAG CACAGCCATCGGaggagccaggaggggacag TGAGGGGGTGACTTCAGGGGCACAGCCTCACCTGCTCAGTGTCCCTGAGCTGTGCCACTGCCTGGCAGAGAGCTGGGTCACCTTCAGGCTGTACCTGCAGGAACTGCTACAGTACAAGAGGCAAAATCCTGCCAAG TTCTGCATGAGTGTCTGTTCAGGCTGCCTGATTCTGGCTGTAGTTGGACACTATGTTCCAGGCATAATGATCTCCTACATCATTT TGCTCAGCATTCTTCTCTGGCCATTGGTGGTCTATCACGAGCTGATCCAGAGGATGTACACGCGATTGGAGCCTGTCCTGATGAAACTGGACTACAGTATGAAGGCAGAGACGCTGCACCACAAGCATGAGAAGAAGA AGCGCCAAGGGAAGAGTGAGCCTGCAGCAGGTGATGAGCCAACGGCAGAGACGGAGAGTGAGAGCGAGGCAGAGCTGTCAGGCTTCTCCCCAGTG GTGGATGTGAAGAAAACTGCCCTGGCACTGTCGATCACAGATTCTGAGCTCTCTGATGAGGAGGCTTCCATCCTGGAGAGCGGGGGCTTTTCTGTCTCAAGGGCTACCACCCCACAGCTGACGGACGTTTCTGAAG ACCTGGATCAGCAGAGTCTGCACAGTGAGCCAGAGGAGTCGTTTTCCAAGGACCTGGCAGAGTTTCCCTCCGTGGAAGAATATCATTCCAGAGATCTGGGACCACAGAGCGATGAAGATGCATTTGGTGTGCCTCTGGGTCCCGAGCTTGCCCACGCTGCCCGTGAGCTGGACTCGGCAGAGAAGGAGGCTGCGGACTCCGACCTCTCCATCCTTCGCCTCGCGTCTCCTCTCCATTTTGTAAATACGCACTTCAACGGGAGCGGGCAAGTGGCAGGAGGCAACGCGGAGCCAGAGACTGTCCCTGCGCCGGGCCTGGGCATCTGCATTGACACGCTGAGCGAGGAGATCGTCACCACTGCCATTACCACGGCGGTGCAGAACAccctctctgccctgctgcGGTCCTCGGAGGCCAGCGAGGGGCCCTCCCTCTCCGAGTTCCTCCCCACTGAGCCTGAAGAGAAACTGAGCTTCCAAGCGCAGCTGTCAGAGACCGAAGCGGTGGAGACGGAGACAGCGGCTTCAccggaggacgaggaggaagcGGAAGACTTTGAGCTACTGGATCAGAGGGAGCTGGAGCAAATGGATGTAGAGCTGGGGCTTGGGGAGGAGCAGGAAGCTCAAGAGTCTCCTGCTGCTCCGGCTCCGGCTTCCCCCTCTCCCGCACTCGCTGAGCTGCCAAAGCAAGGAGACGAGGAGGAGGCAGTGATGACAGCAGCGTCTATGTCTTAG
- the CNPPD1 gene encoding protein CNPPD1, with amino-acid sequence MELGGLLLDEEGAFSLSGFQEFTFLPRHQQLSERVRKRLYYGWDKDCGLDNLSSPVADIAVELLQKVAPSPIRRLQKKYVSHVSREACISPCSMMLALVYIERLRHRNPEYLQQISSSDLFLISMMVASKYLYDEGEEEEVFNDEWGAAGKVDVQTMNTLEMNFLSAIDWSLYTDPRELFEVLSWLEGRVAEKQGMWRGWFTYTDLCVLMEQSAWQQALGHFYQQVLKLACLLGVVYLTGFAALFASAAVVHRAVCTRSAGPAAFRPAPFPVGGGCQLAARPAPNPEREQPRPQLPDNVPPGGGGGSGTRCLRENETAEEPRRGGVTATALYLWGSVMTALSYTEAPDLAPHRSPPQAPLRKVPGACERSNRTAPAAAPRRHGPFGLAALPAPPALHCRACSAAAGPAWAAAPGREDWLAPPGLGQCSLHTALDLGRIKSFIFPS; translated from the exons ATGGAGCTGGGCGGGCTGCTGCTGGACGAGGAGGGCGCCTTCTCCCTCAGCGGCTTCCAGGAGTTCACG ttCCTGCCCCGGCACCAGCAGCTGAGCGAGAGGGTGCGCAAGCGGCTCTACTATGGCTGGGATAAGGACTGCGGCCTGGACAACCTCTCCAGCCCCGTGGCGG ATATCGctgtggagctgctgcagaaagtgGCTCCCAGCCCCATCCGCAGGCTCCAGAAGAAATACGTGTCTCACGTGTCTCG GGAAGCTTGCATCTCGCCCTGCTCCATGATGCTGGCGCTGGTTTATATTGAGAGACTCCGGCACCGGAACCCCGAATACCTCCAGCAGATCTCGTCTTCAGACCTCTTCCTGATCTCCATG ATGGTTGCCAGCAAGTACCTGTACGacgagggggaggaggaggaggtgttcAACGACGagtggggagcagcagggaaggtgGACGTCCAGACCATGAACACGCTGGAGATGAACTTCCTGAGTGCCATC GACTGGAGCCTCTACACAGACCCCCGGGAGCTGTTTGAAGTGCTGAGCTGGCTGGAAGGACG cgTGGCAGAGAAGCAGGGCATGTGGCGCGGCTGGTTCACCTACACGGACCTGTGTGTCCTCATGGAGCAGTCCGCGTGGCAGCAAGCCTTGGGCCACTTCTACCAGCAAGTGCTGAAG CTGGCCTGCCTCCTGGGCGTGGTGTACCTGACCGGCTTCGCCGCTCTCTTCGCCTCCGCCGCCGTTGTGCACCGGGCTGTGTGCACGAGGagcgccggccccgcggccTTCCGCCCCGCGCCGTTCCCCGTGGGGGGCGGCTGCCAGCTGGCCGCCCGGCCGGCCCCAAACCCCGAgcgggagcagccccggccccagctgCCCGACAACGTCCCCCcaggcggcggtggcggcagCGGCACCCGCTGCCTGAGGGAGAACGAGACGGCCGAGGAGCCGCGGCGCGGCGGCGTCACGGCCACCGCGCTCTACCTGTGGGGCAGCGTGATGACGGCTCTGTCCTACACCGAAGCGCCCGACCTAGCCCCGCACCGGAGCCCTCCGCAAGCCCCTCTGCGCAAAGTCCCCGGCGCCTGTGAGAGATCCAACCGCACCGCccctgccgcagccccccgccggcACGGCCCCTTCGGACTTGCCGCGCTGCCGGCCCCTCCGGCGCTGCACTGCCGCGCCTGCTCGGCTGCTGCGGGCCCTGCGTgggccgcggcccccggccgCGAGGACTGGCtggcccccccggggctggggcagtgcTCCTTGCACACAGCCCTGGATCTCGGCAGAATCAAGAGCTTCATTTTTCCCAGCTAG